One genomic window of Gymnogyps californianus isolate 813 unplaced genomic scaffold, ASM1813914v2 HiC_scaffold_81, whole genome shotgun sequence includes the following:
- the LOC127029127 gene encoding translation initiation factor IF-2-like — MGGRSRQAGTGGDAISRPPRAASGAGPGPGEETGQTGKNGAEPGPLPSFSLRPQAPGRERGHRPLPLLPGAAAGRTDPSGLAPALPEPGRARTAQSVLWREQRPLQGPTPAPAAPWARRWSRPGRARAATAIPVPGGCADAWGRLIPVPGRGAQPRGGERRGTPAARTCPVRDGRTDGRRTPATPGAAEPPGRSRAACAQADAAACPAPGWGQPCLARPVTPRLQLSCLGPRLFWVPFQLPVPSVWSCGLLSVAAPARGRLQFRLQAQLSFGSCSSSWTAPAHFHARLRMVPARVWLQLPLLATSSWSAAPARAC, encoded by the exons ATGGGCGGCCGCAGCCGGCAGGCGGGAACCGGGGGCGACGCCAtctcccggccgccccgggcggcCTCGggtgccgggccggggccgggcgaggAAACGGGGCAAACCGGGAAAAACGGGGCAGAACCGGGGccgcttccttccttctctctccgcCCGCAGGCtccggggcgggagcgggggcaCCGGCCGCTGCCG CTCTTGCCCGGAGCGGCTGCCGGCAGGACAGACCCCTCCGGCCTGGCGCCGGCTCTGCCGGAGCCGGGGAGAGCTCGGACCG ctcaaagCGTGCTGTGGCGGGAGCAGAGGCCGCTGCAGGGACCCACgccggctcctgcagccccgtggGCGAGACGGTGGAGCCGGCCTGGCCGGGCACGGGCAGCGACGGCCATCCCGGTGCCAGGTGGCTGTGCCGACGCGTGGGGAAGGCTCATCCCGGTGCCCGGGCGAGGAGCACAGCCCCGAGGCGGTGAGCGCCGGGGGACACCGGCGGCGAGGACGTGCCCGGTGAG ggacggacggacggatggACGGAGGACCCCAGCCACGCCGGGAGCTGCGGAGCCCCCAGGAAGAAGCCGGGCTGCCTGCGCCCAGGCCGAcgctgccgcctgccccgctcctggctggggacagccctgcctcgCCCGGCCGGTGACGCCGCGGCTCCAGCTCAGTTGTTTGGGCCCCCGTTTGTTTTGGGTCCCGTTCCAATTGCCGGTGCCGTCGGTTTGGTCGTGCGGGCTCCTGtctgttgctgctccagctcgtGGACGGCTCCAGTTCCGTTTGCAGGCCCAGCTCAGCTTTGGTTCCTGTTCCAGCTCGTGGACGGCTCCGGCTCATTTCCATGCCCGCTTGCGGATGGTTCCAGCTCGAgtttggctgcagctcccgctccTCGCCACTTCCAGTTGGTCTGCGGCTCCAGCTCGTGCTTGTTAA